One window of the Paenibacillus beijingensis genome contains the following:
- a CDS encoding peptidoglycan D,D-transpeptidase FtsI family protein: MQLLPKKEQDDQQEKKMINRRQFLFRLNLFFVGTFVLFSVLIIRLAVLQFVEGPTLAGVQERISSRNVKTPPIRGNIYDSTGKPIAYSTSTQSLYFTIEPGFNNSEAQALAERLKDVFIKYGNPKEALTIDEIIDNMDLEFRQNTISVPRRIKSGLTNKEIAYFSENRDLFQGIDIVEESIRQYDTSSVAAQLIGYLKKYKGAQDLDYYKKKAEEDDLKLQYLDDEEVGFDGLEYMYQDILRGKNGLKTYPINASGRVVGPAQITKPEQGSDLYLTINENVQLKTEQAIMDQIRHLRSSGNPAEKDGRNASTGYAVAMEVKTGKVIAMASMPDYDPNVWSGGSISPQEWAENFYFIPNGAINGVQPPYKEDRERRKHPSSLVYLGSTQKPLSILVGLNEKLFSTTSTYNDTGAFYFGREGTSRVRIGNAGGHAYGLLDPAKAIARSSNPFMSAMVGNKLYMKYRGDEGVNVWDRYMNQFGLGVLTGSGLIGESAGVVDYFHEAEDASAQSALVRASFGQMGRYTTLQLAQYAATLASRGKRMKPQFVNEIRHSNGDLIQSYKPEILNTVDFPQSYWQEIETGMQQVGVQGFDGFPYRFLRKTGTSEQSVAGKKVNNAVFIAAAPAENPVLAVAVVVPEGGFGGWGAAPIARKIFDAYDDEIGLTGKPNRG, translated from the coding sequence AACCGAAGGCAGTTTCTGTTCCGGCTTAACTTGTTTTTCGTGGGTACGTTTGTCTTGTTCAGCGTTTTGATCATACGACTTGCGGTATTGCAGTTTGTCGAAGGACCGACATTAGCCGGCGTGCAGGAAAGGATCAGCTCGCGAAACGTGAAGACACCGCCGATCCGGGGCAATATTTATGATTCCACGGGTAAACCGATCGCGTACTCGACTTCGACGCAGTCGCTTTATTTTACGATTGAACCCGGGTTTAACAATTCGGAGGCACAGGCGCTTGCAGAGCGGTTAAAGGATGTCTTCATTAAGTACGGCAATCCGAAAGAGGCGCTAACCATTGATGAAATAATCGACAATATGGATTTGGAGTTCAGGCAAAACACCATCTCCGTTCCGCGGCGGATCAAGTCCGGGTTGACGAATAAGGAAATCGCCTATTTTTCCGAAAACCGTGACTTGTTCCAGGGAATCGACATTGTCGAGGAGAGCATCCGCCAATATGATACTAGTTCTGTCGCCGCGCAGCTGATCGGATACTTGAAGAAATATAAAGGTGCGCAAGACCTGGATTATTATAAGAAAAAAGCAGAAGAGGACGATCTAAAGCTGCAATATTTGGACGATGAAGAAGTAGGGTTCGACGGCTTGGAATATATGTATCAAGACATCCTTCGCGGCAAGAACGGCTTGAAGACGTACCCGATTAACGCATCCGGGCGGGTTGTCGGCCCCGCTCAAATTACGAAACCGGAGCAGGGAAGCGATTTGTATTTGACCATTAACGAAAATGTCCAGCTGAAGACCGAGCAAGCGATCATGGATCAAATACGCCATCTGCGTTCTTCCGGCAATCCGGCGGAAAAAGACGGAAGGAATGCCAGTACGGGCTATGCCGTAGCTATGGAAGTTAAGACCGGCAAAGTGATTGCGATGGCCAGTATGCCGGATTACGATCCGAATGTCTGGTCGGGAGGCAGTATTTCACCTCAGGAATGGGCTGAAAATTTTTATTTTATTCCAAACGGGGCGATCAATGGCGTTCAACCGCCATACAAAGAAGACCGTGAAAGAAGAAAACATCCGTCCTCTTTAGTCTACTTGGGATCGACGCAAAAGCCGCTTTCCATTTTGGTAGGCTTAAACGAGAAATTATTTTCGACAACATCGACATACAACGATACCGGAGCGTTCTATTTTGGCCGGGAGGGGACAAGTCGTGTTCGTATTGGCAATGCGGGGGGACATGCGTACGGATTATTGGATCCGGCAAAAGCAATTGCACGGTCTTCCAATCCTTTTATGTCGGCTATGGTTGGGAATAAATTGTATATGAAGTATAGAGGGGACGAAGGCGTCAACGTCTGGGATCGATATATGAATCAATTTGGTCTGGGCGTCTTGACAGGAAGCGGATTAATCGGTGAATCGGCCGGAGTTGTCGACTACTTCCACGAAGCCGAAGATGCAAGTGCCCAATCCGCCTTGGTTCGCGCCTCGTTTGGCCAGATGGGACGCTATACGACACTCCAGCTGGCTCAATATGCGGCGACGCTCGCAAGCCGGGGAAAACGGATGAAGCCGCAATTCGTAAATGAAATCCGTCATTCAAACGGGGATCTGATCCAAAGTTACAAACCGGAAATCCTTAATACGGTCGATTTTCCCCAAAGCTATTGGCAGGAAATTGAAACGGGGATGCAGCAGGTTGGCGTACAGGGATTTGACGGATTTCCATACCGCTTTTTGCGCAAAACCGGCACTTCCGAGCAAAGTGTCGCGGGAAAAAAAGTAAACAATGCCGTCTTTATCGCGGCAGCACCGGCGGAAAATCCGGTACTTGCCGTAGCGGTGGTCGTTCCGGAAGGCGGCTTCGGCGGTTGGGGAGCGGCGCCGATCGCCCGCAAAATATTCGACGCATACGATGATGAAATCGGGCTGACCGGCAAACCAAATCGTGGATAA